The proteins below come from a single Chryseobacterium bernardetii genomic window:
- the odhB gene encoding 2-oxoglutarate dehydrogenase complex dihydrolipoyllysine-residue succinyltransferase, producing MSVLEMKVPSPGESITEVEIATWLVKDGDYVEKDQPIAEVDSDKATLELPAEQSGVITLKAEEGDVVQVGQVVCLIDMDAAKPEGAAPAAEAPKQEEAPKAAEPAKQEAPKPAAPAAAPTTYATGAPSPAAKKILDEKGMDATQVAGTGRDGRITKTDAELAAVPALGGSPLTATGSRSTTTTKLSVLRRKIAQRLVSVKNETAMLTTFNEVDMSEIFRLRKLYKEEFAQKHGVGLGFMSFFTKAVTRALQMYPDVNASIDGDFKVNYDFCDISIAVSGPKGLMVPVLRNAENMSFSAVEANIKDLATKVRDGKITVDEMTGGTFTITNGGTFGSMMSTPIINPPQSAILGMHNIIQRPVAVDGQVVIRPMMYVAMSYDHRIIDGKESVGFLVAVKEGIDNPVQVLMGGDERKGLGL from the coding sequence ATGTCAGTTTTAGAAATGAAAGTTCCTTCACCGGGCGAATCAATTACAGAAGTTGAAATTGCAACTTGGCTTGTAAAAGATGGTGATTATGTAGAAAAAGATCAACCTATCGCTGAAGTAGACTCAGACAAAGCAACTCTTGAATTGCCGGCAGAACAAAGTGGTGTTATCACTTTAAAAGCAGAAGAAGGTGATGTGGTACAAGTAGGTCAGGTAGTTTGTTTAATTGATATGGATGCTGCTAAACCAGAAGGTGCTGCACCTGCTGCTGAAGCTCCAAAACAGGAAGAAGCTCCAAAAGCTGCTGAACCTGCTAAACAAGAAGCTCCGAAACCAGCTGCTCCAGCTGCTGCTCCAACAACATATGCTACAGGAGCTCCATCTCCGGCTGCTAAGAAGATCCTTGATGAAAAAGGAATGGATGCCACCCAGGTTGCAGGAACAGGAAGAGACGGAAGAATCACTAAGACTGATGCTGAATTAGCTGCAGTTCCTGCATTAGGAGGAAGCCCTCTTACTGCTACAGGTTCCAGATCTACTACAACTACCAAACTTTCAGTTTTAAGAAGAAAAATTGCTCAGAGATTAGTTTCTGTGAAGAATGAAACAGCGATGTTAACAACTTTCAACGAAGTTGACATGTCTGAAATCTTCAGATTAAGAAAACTATATAAAGAAGAATTCGCTCAAAAGCACGGAGTTGGACTTGGTTTCATGTCTTTCTTCACAAAAGCTGTTACAAGAGCATTACAAATGTATCCGGATGTAAATGCATCTATTGACGGAGACTTCAAAGTAAACTACGATTTCTGCGATATTTCAATTGCAGTTTCAGGTCCTAAGGGATTAATGGTTCCTGTATTGAGAAATGCAGAAAACATGTCTTTCAGCGCTGTTGAAGCTAACATCAAAGACCTTGCTACAAAAGTAAGAGACGGTAAAATTACAGTTGACGAAATGACTGGTGGTACTTTCACAATTACAAACGGTGGTACTTTCGGATCTATGATGTCTACACCAATCATCAACCCACCGCAATCCGCAATCCTTGGTATGCACAATATCATCCAAAGACCGGTTGCTGTTGACGGACAGGTAGTAATCAGACCAATGATGTATGTGGCTATGTCTTATGACCACAGAATTATCGATGGAAAAGAATCTGTAGGATTCCTTGTAGCGGTAAAAGAAGGTATCGATAACCCTGTTCAGGTATTAATGGGAGGCGACGAAAGAAAAGGCCTTGGATTATAG
- a CDS encoding 2-oxoglutarate dehydrogenase E1 component, producing the protein MDRFSFLNAAHSQLIEDLYQQYLKFPDSLEPSWKAFFQGFDFALENYGDDDNIQFTQASASAAPAVQQISQAVSGGEVPEHIKKEFKVVNLIEAYRTRGHLFTKTNPVRERRHYTPTLDIENFGLSKEDLNTKFNCAVETGMKEPATLADLIKHLENIYCDSIGVEYMHINNVEEKDFIKKWLQVNENHPSLSANEKTEILLKLNQAVAFENYLHTKFVGQKRFSLEGGETLIPALDQLISRSSQLGVDEVVLGMAHRGRLNVLSNIFGKSYKQIFSEFEGKEFEEDVFSGDVKYHLGSSKKIKTASGEEVCINLTPNPSHLETVAALVEGICRAKVDDKYKDYSKVLPIIIHGDGAIAGQGIAYEVAQMMTLEGYRTGGTVHIVVNNQVSFTTNFHDARSSTYCTDIAKVTESPVMHVNADDAEAVVHAIHFAADFRAKFGKDVYIDLLGYRKYGHNEGDEPRFTQPNLYKAISKHPNPREIYKDKLINDSVISNDIIKKMEVDFKALLDKDFDASKEIEKNVMDVFMAEDWTNYPIGKRGAVQLPVDTKYDLAKLKELAIKMSTLPADKKFINKITRLFENRLKAIEGNSLDWALGEWLAYATLLVEGHNVRISGEDVERGTFSHRHAVVKTEDTEEEYIPLRHVSENRFDVFNSHLSEYGVLGFDYGYAMASPNTLTIWEAQFGDFVNGAQIIVDQYLAAAEEKWKIQDGLVMLLPHGSEGQGAEHSSARLERFLTLCANENMVVANITSPANYFHLLRRQLKWAFRKPLIVMSPKSLLRHPKVVSPLEDFATGSFQPILDDPAADPKKVEKLVLCSGKLYFELLAKKEELNCENIALVRFEQLYPLQTDAIEAIFSKYENRKELVWAQEEPENMGAWSYILRNFRDTGIQVVAPVPSGAPAPGSHKMFEKNQNAVINRVFDRDDAPAKRPVTA; encoded by the coding sequence ATGGACAGATTTTCATTCCTAAACGCAGCTCATTCTCAGTTAATTGAGGATTTATACCAACAGTACTTAAAATTCCCGGATTCTTTAGAACCATCATGGAAAGCTTTCTTTCAAGGCTTCGATTTTGCTTTGGAGAACTACGGAGATGACGATAACATTCAATTTACTCAGGCTTCGGCCAGCGCTGCTCCAGCAGTACAACAGATTTCTCAGGCAGTATCAGGCGGAGAAGTTCCTGAACACATCAAGAAAGAATTTAAGGTCGTAAACCTTATTGAGGCTTACAGAACAAGAGGGCACCTGTTTACAAAAACAAACCCGGTTAGAGAAAGAAGACACTATACACCTACTTTAGATATCGAAAACTTCGGTCTTTCTAAGGAAGATTTAAATACAAAATTCAACTGTGCTGTTGAAACAGGAATGAAAGAGCCTGCTACTTTGGCAGATCTAATTAAGCACCTTGAAAATATTTACTGCGATTCTATCGGGGTAGAATATATGCACATCAACAATGTTGAAGAAAAAGATTTCATCAAAAAATGGCTTCAGGTAAATGAAAACCATCCAAGCCTTTCTGCGAATGAAAAAACAGAAATTTTATTAAAATTAAATCAGGCAGTAGCCTTTGAAAATTATCTTCATACAAAATTTGTAGGTCAGAAAAGATTCTCACTGGAAGGTGGTGAAACTTTAATCCCGGCTTTAGATCAATTAATTTCAAGATCTTCTCAGTTAGGTGTAGATGAAGTTGTTTTAGGGATGGCTCACAGAGGAAGATTAAATGTATTATCTAACATCTTCGGAAAATCTTACAAGCAGATCTTCTCAGAATTTGAAGGAAAAGAATTCGAAGAAGACGTATTTTCAGGTGACGTTAAATATCACCTAGGATCATCTAAAAAGATCAAAACAGCTTCAGGAGAAGAAGTTTGCATCAACCTTACTCCGAACCCGTCTCACCTTGAAACCGTTGCAGCTCTGGTAGAAGGAATCTGCCGTGCAAAAGTAGACGATAAGTATAAAGACTATTCTAAGGTATTGCCAATCATCATTCACGGTGATGGTGCTATTGCAGGGCAGGGAATTGCTTATGAAGTAGCTCAGATGATGACCCTTGAAGGATACAGAACAGGAGGTACTGTTCACATCGTTGTAAACAACCAGGTATCTTTCACTACCAATTTCCATGATGCCAGATCTTCAACATACTGTACAGACATTGCAAAAGTTACAGAATCTCCTGTAATGCACGTAAATGCTGATGATGCTGAAGCAGTAGTCCACGCCATCCATTTTGCTGCTGATTTCAGAGCGAAATTCGGAAAAGATGTATACATCGATCTATTGGGATACAGAAAATACGGTCATAACGAAGGGGATGAGCCAAGATTTACTCAGCCTAATCTTTATAAGGCTATTTCTAAGCACCCGAACCCAAGAGAAATCTATAAAGATAAATTAATCAACGACAGCGTTATCTCTAACGATATCATCAAGAAAATGGAAGTCGACTTCAAAGCACTTCTTGACAAAGATTTTGATGCCTCCAAAGAGATTGAGAAAAACGTAATGGACGTCTTCATGGCTGAAGATTGGACAAATTATCCAATCGGAAAAAGAGGAGCAGTTCAGTTGCCTGTTGATACAAAATATGACTTAGCTAAGCTGAAAGAGTTGGCAATTAAAATGTCAACACTTCCGGCTGATAAAAAATTCATCAACAAGATTACAAGACTTTTCGAAAACAGACTCAAGGCTATTGAAGGAAACTCATTAGACTGGGCGTTAGGAGAGTGGTTAGCTTATGCTACGCTGCTTGTGGAAGGTCACAACGTAAGAATCTCCGGGGAAGATGTAGAAAGAGGAACATTCTCTCACAGACATGCTGTTGTAAAAACGGAAGATACAGAAGAAGAATATATTCCGTTAAGACACGTTTCAGAAAACAGATTTGATGTATTCAACTCTCACCTTTCAGAATACGGTGTTCTAGGTTTCGACTACGGGTATGCAATGGCTTCTCCAAATACATTAACCATCTGGGAAGCTCAGTTCGGAGATTTCGTGAACGGTGCTCAGATCATCGTTGACCAGTATTTAGCTGCAGCAGAAGAAAAATGGAAAATCCAGGACGGATTGGTAATGTTATTGCCTCACGGTTCAGAAGGTCAGGGTGCAGAACACTCCTCAGCAAGATTAGAGAGATTCTTAACACTTTGTGCTAATGAAAACATGGTTGTAGCAAATATTACTTCACCAGCCAACTACTTCCACTTATTGAGAAGACAGTTGAAGTGGGCATTCAGAAAACCATTGATTGTCATGAGCCCTAAATCTTTATTGAGACACCCTAAAGTAGTTTCTCCGCTTGAAGATTTTGCAACAGGTTCATTCCAGCCAATCTTAGACGATCCAGCTGCAGATCCTAAAAAAGTAGAAAAATTAGTTCTTTGTTCAGGTAAACTGTACTTTGAATTATTAGCGAAGAAAGAAGAACTGAACTGTGAAAATATTGCCTTAGTAAGATTCGAGCAGTTATATCCACTTCAAACGGATGCTATTGAAGCGATCTTCAGCAAATACGAAAACAGAAAAGAACTAGTGTGGGCTCAGGAAGAACCTGAAAACATGGGAGCTTGGTCTTATATCCTGAGAAACTTCAGAGATACAGGAATTCAGGTAGTAGCTCCGGTACCAAGCGGTGCTCCGGCTCCGGGTAGTCACAAAATGTTTGAGAAAAATCAGAATGCAGTGATCAACAGAGTATTCGACAGAGACGATGCTCCTGCAAAAAGACCAGTAACAGCTTAA
- a CDS encoding thioredoxin family protein gives MKKLTLIALLGLGTLTFAQEVKNLPDNGKQKTALIVPTEQKELEAKKKAAEEKAKLPKPYNPKADAQADINKLVAQAKKEGKNIMIQAGGNWCIWCLRFNNFVQETPELKELVDKNYLYYHLNYSPDNKNEKVFAQYGNPGEKFGYPVFIVLDKDGKMIKVQQSDVFEEGKGYSKEKVKEFFNTWKPKA, from the coding sequence ATGAAAAAATTGACATTGATCGCTTTGCTGGGGTTGGGCACTCTAACTTTTGCACAGGAGGTAAAGAACTTACCGGATAACGGAAAGCAAAAAACGGCTCTTATTGTGCCAACAGAACAGAAAGAACTGGAAGCAAAGAAGAAAGCCGCTGAAGAAAAAGCAAAACTTCCTAAGCCTTACAATCCGAAAGCAGATGCGCAGGCAGATATAAATAAACTGGTAGCACAGGCTAAAAAAGAAGGTAAAAATATTATGATCCAGGCTGGCGGAAACTGGTGTATCTGGTGTCTTAGATTCAATAATTTTGTGCAGGAAACTCCTGAATTGAAAGAATTGGTGGATAAAAACTACCTATATTATCACCTGAATTATTCTCCGGATAATAAGAATGAAAAAGTCTTTGCACAGTATGGCAATCCTGGTGAAAAGTTTGGATACCCTGTATTTATTGTATTGGATAAAGACGGAAAAATGATAAAGGTTCAGCAGAGTGATGTATTTGAAGAAGGAAAAGGTTACAGTAAGGAAAAGGTAAAAGAATTTTTTAATACCTGGAAGCCTAAAGCATAA
- the apaG gene encoding Co2+/Mg2+ efflux protein ApaG: MMFSKMTSNIKVSVIPEYDSKNSYPSENRYVFKYNITIENDGSFPIKVLKRKWLIFDVGFGYTEIIGDGIIGLTPEIGTGENFAYFSNVMLRSGVGNMSGKYLVKNLETQETLEIDIPKFNLLSEVLSN, from the coding sequence ATGATGTTTTCAAAAATGACTTCCAATATCAAAGTTTCAGTAATACCTGAATATGATAGTAAAAACAGTTATCCATCCGAAAATCGTTATGTTTTCAAGTACAATATCACTATAGAAAATGACGGAAGCTTTCCTATAAAAGTACTGAAAAGAAAATGGCTCATCTTTGATGTAGGATTCGGATATACAGAAATTATAGGCGATGGAATCATCGGATTGACTCCAGAGATAGGAACCGGCGAAAATTTTGCTTATTTTTCCAACGTAATGCTTCGTTCCGGAGTAGGGAATATGAGTGGGAAATACCTGGTTAAAAACCTTGAGACACAGGAAACATTAGAAATTGATATTCCAAAATTCAATCTATTGTCTGAAGTCTTAAGTAATTGA
- a CDS encoding glycosyltransferase family 2 protein encodes MQNKLAVAILNWNGKNWLEKFLPSVVQFSQNADIYVIDNLSTDDSIAFLNLHFPSVKIIRNNKNYGFAGGYNEGLKKINNEYYCLLNSDVEVTENWIEPVLNLFEKDDSISAVQPKVLSYDYQNFFEFAGAGGGLIDNLGYPYCRGRVFDDLEEDKGQYDDESEIFWASGCCFFIRSKDFWEQNGFDERFFAHQEEIDLCWRLINSGKKIFYTGKSKVYHVGGGTLNKQSAQKTYLNIRNNLSMMLKNLPFPKLIWLIFLRLCLDGVAGIYFGLKYGFSHLWAVLRAHFGFYAQIPGTWRLRQNHQKDQFYQSKWLIFRHFLGGSKK; translated from the coding sequence ATGCAGAACAAACTGGCTGTAGCCATCTTAAACTGGAATGGGAAAAACTGGCTGGAAAAATTTCTTCCGAGTGTAGTTCAGTTTTCTCAAAATGCAGATATTTATGTTATTGATAATCTTTCTACTGATGATTCTATAGCATTTCTGAACCTGCATTTCCCTAGCGTAAAAATTATTAGAAACAATAAAAATTATGGGTTTGCCGGTGGATATAATGAAGGATTAAAGAAGATTAATAATGAATATTACTGTCTTCTTAATTCTGATGTAGAGGTTACGGAAAACTGGATAGAACCTGTCTTAAATCTGTTTGAGAAGGATGACTCTATTTCTGCAGTTCAGCCTAAAGTATTGTCTTACGATTATCAAAATTTCTTTGAATTTGCCGGTGCCGGAGGTGGACTGATTGACAATCTCGGCTATCCTTACTGCCGGGGACGCGTTTTTGATGATCTTGAGGAAGATAAAGGACAATATGATGATGAATCGGAAATCTTCTGGGCTTCAGGATGTTGTTTTTTTATCCGTTCTAAAGATTTTTGGGAACAAAATGGTTTTGATGAGCGTTTCTTCGCCCATCAGGAAGAAATTGACCTTTGCTGGAGGCTCATCAATTCAGGAAAGAAAATATTTTACACCGGAAAGTCTAAGGTATATCATGTAGGTGGTGGGACATTAAATAAACAAAGTGCTCAGAAAACGTATTTAAATATCAGAAACAACCTGTCTATGATGCTTAAAAACCTGCCGTTTCCAAAGCTGATATGGCTGATTTTTTTAAGGCTTTGCCTGGATGGTGTTGCCGGAATTTATTTCGGACTGAAATATGGATTTTCGCATCTCTGGGCCGTTTTAAGAGCTCATTTCGGCTTCTACGCACAGATTCCGGGAACGTGGAGACTCCGTCAGAACCATCAGAAAGATCAATTTTATCAATCAAAATGGCTTATCTTCAGGCACTTTTTGGGTGGTAGTAAAAAATAA
- a CDS encoding 3'-5' exonuclease produces MDFCAIDFETATHEKSSACEMGICVVQDSKIIETKTWLIKPPSFPYFSKFNIAVHGIQPEDVQDAPTFDEIWYEAQEMMYGSLMIAHNAGFDASVLRGCLEHYGMFTPRINYLCSIQLAKKSWNYLPKYGLKPLAEYHNITFNHHRAGADAEVCAKISLLAFEKLFLTSNDEVHDYMKAKIKRL; encoded by the coding sequence ATGGATTTCTGCGCAATAGATTTTGAAACCGCCACTCATGAAAAAAGCTCTGCTTGTGAGATGGGAATCTGTGTAGTACAGGATTCTAAGATTATAGAAACCAAAACGTGGCTTATTAAACCGCCAAGCTTTCCTTATTTCAGCAAATTTAATATCGCCGTGCATGGGATACAGCCTGAAGATGTGCAGGATGCCCCTACTTTTGATGAAATTTGGTATGAGGCTCAGGAAATGATGTATGGAAGTTTAATGATTGCCCACAATGCAGGTTTTGATGCTTCTGTCTTAAGAGGCTGCCTTGAACATTACGGGATGTTCACCCCAAGGATCAATTATCTTTGCAGCATACAGCTTGCAAAGAAATCATGGAATTATCTTCCAAAATATGGACTGAAGCCACTGGCTGAATATCACAATATTACGTTCAACCATCACAGAGCCGGAGCGGATGCTGAAGTATGTGCAAAAATATCTTTATTGGCTTTTGAGAAACTCTTCCTCACCAGTAATGATGAAGTACACGATTATATGAAAGCAAAAATTAAAAGACTCTGA
- a CDS encoding SRPBCC domain-containing protein, giving the protein MRIFKYLTVLIVLLGGAYAASMYYFVDESKNFTVEKEIDYPVDKVFAQFNNLQNFTRWNNFFTSSQSMDIDYYTPYEGQGSAISYVDKQNDTDGEMFIRYENLNKTLRYQLFEDENENPTLVDVKFKPISAEKTKITWYVHTPKLSVWRRVENFWTEDRFAENINKSMVNLKNSLGNKVEKDNQMAAIKYDSLMVENEEDKLLLGINVSTANKKDALYKNIVMNYNKVYNFVSMDLGKKDDEFGYPVLMTDADNYKDKEVSYFLGIPLSKKIGVSDNNFNFRSVNPSQNYVMYYKGSYEGRIKAIQQLIQKAKKDEMRFGDIRQTFIERPMEGQDVNLKLSLSVYK; this is encoded by the coding sequence ATGCGTATTTTTAAATATCTGACTGTACTTATTGTTCTTTTGGGGGGGGCTTATGCTGCTTCCATGTATTATTTTGTAGATGAAAGTAAGAACTTTACCGTTGAAAAGGAGATTGATTATCCGGTAGATAAAGTTTTTGCCCAGTTCAATAATCTCCAGAATTTTACGAGATGGAATAATTTTTTTACCAGTTCACAGTCTATGGATATAGATTATTATACGCCTTATGAAGGGCAGGGAAGTGCCATCAGCTACGTAGACAAACAAAATGATACCGATGGCGAAATGTTTATCCGTTACGAGAATCTCAATAAGACATTAAGATACCAGCTTTTTGAAGATGAAAATGAAAATCCAACGCTGGTTGATGTTAAATTCAAGCCGATTTCCGCAGAAAAGACCAAAATTACATGGTATGTACATACTCCGAAACTTTCCGTTTGGAGAAGGGTCGAAAATTTCTGGACAGAGGACCGTTTTGCTGAAAATATCAACAAAAGTATGGTCAATCTTAAAAATTCGCTCGGGAATAAAGTGGAAAAAGACAACCAGATGGCAGCCATCAAGTATGACAGTCTGATGGTGGAAAATGAAGAAGATAAGCTGTTATTGGGGATCAACGTAAGTACAGCCAATAAAAAAGATGCGCTTTACAAAAATATCGTGATGAATTATAACAAAGTGTATAATTTCGTATCGATGGATCTTGGTAAAAAAGATGATGAATTCGGGTATCCGGTCCTGATGACAGATGCAGATAACTATAAAGATAAAGAAGTTTCCTACTTCCTGGGAATTCCACTTTCCAAGAAAATAGGAGTGTCTGACAATAACTTTAATTTTAGGTCTGTAAACCCATCACAAAACTATGTAATGTACTACAAAGGGAGCTATGAAGGCAGAATTAAGGCCATTCAGCAGCTGATTCAGAAAGCCAAAAAAGATGAGATGCGCTTCGGAGATATCCGCCAGACCTTTATTGAACGTCCGATGGAAGGCCAGGATGTTAACCTTAAGCTCTCATTATCAGTGTATAAGTAA
- a CDS encoding lysophospholipid acyltransferase family protein — translation MSFLIKILFFISKLPLRILYIFSDVMFFLNYYLVGYRKNVITQNLINSFPGKSEDEIRKIRKKFYRNFSDYLVETIKSFSISETESRVRMQHINQDLFHEAKKEGKNIILLAGHVFNWEWINALARIIPQAHCHPVYRKVNSDFWENQMKKVRNKFGNEALEANEVIRNIFRSENNGDSAYMFVADQTPHFSHVTYGLEFMHQRTPAFIGYDKLATRMDLAFIYCEMKKVKRGYYQVNYYRIYPDQEKFTEHEVVRKFHKMLENTLNKYPDNYLWSHRKWKYQDSIKIFDTEKN, via the coding sequence ATGAGCTTTTTAATTAAAATATTATTTTTCATCTCAAAACTTCCGCTTAGAATATTATATATTTTTTCGGATGTTATGTTTTTCTTAAATTACTATCTGGTAGGCTACAGAAAGAACGTGATTACCCAGAATCTTATCAATTCTTTTCCCGGTAAGTCTGAAGATGAGATCAGAAAAATCCGAAAAAAATTCTATCGCAATTTCTCAGATTATCTGGTGGAAACTATAAAATCATTCAGTATTTCCGAAACAGAATCCCGAGTAAGAATGCAGCATATTAATCAGGATCTTTTTCATGAAGCCAAAAAGGAAGGTAAAAACATCATTTTATTGGCTGGTCACGTCTTTAATTGGGAGTGGATCAATGCATTGGCAAGGATTATCCCACAAGCTCATTGCCATCCGGTTTACAGAAAGGTAAACAGTGATTTTTGGGAAAATCAGATGAAAAAGGTAAGGAATAAATTCGGAAACGAAGCTCTGGAAGCGAATGAAGTGATCCGAAACATTTTCAGATCAGAAAATAACGGAGATTCTGCATATATGTTTGTGGCAGATCAAACCCCACATTTTTCTCATGTTACTTATGGATTAGAGTTTATGCATCAAAGAACCCCTGCGTTCATAGGATATGATAAACTGGCAACCCGAATGGATCTTGCATTCATTTATTGTGAGATGAAAAAAGTAAAGCGTGGTTATTATCAGGTCAACTATTACAGGATCTACCCGGATCAGGAAAAATTTACAGAGCATGAAGTGGTTAGAAAATTCCATAAAATGCTTGAAAATACTTTAAATAAATATCCGGACAACTATCTTTGGTCACACAGAAAGTGGAAGTATCAGGACTCTATTAAGATTTTTGATACTGAAAAAAATTAG
- a CDS encoding aldehyde dehydrogenase, giving the protein MEVEKILQRQRDFFKTQQTKSLAFRKMYLEKLKNLIISNENLLYEAIYSDFGKSKFDTFTTEISFVLHDIDYYLKHLHSLAKPKKAGTNLVNQLGKSKIYAEPLGNILVIGAWNYPYQLSLSPMIAAMAAGNCCILKPSEIAENTMKAMSKIINENFPSEYLYVHEGGIEETTELLKLKFDKIFFTGSTRVGKIVYKAAAEHLTPVVLELGGKSPAIVTQNANLEIAAKRIVWGKFLNAGQTCVAPDYLLVEESIQEQFQEMLRKYIKEFNYGPNSEQYTKIINLKNFQRLTGFIDKEKIYFGGNFDEGKRYIEPTILHNITWTDDIMQEEIFGPILPVISFKNFNMALNAVLDLEKPLAAYLFTNNTEEKENFTQKLSFGGGCINDVVMHLSNENLPFGGVGNSGIGNYHGKFGFEAFSHQKSVLEKATWGEPNIKYPPYSEKKLSWIKKLL; this is encoded by the coding sequence ATGGAAGTTGAAAAAATTTTACAGCGTCAGAGAGATTTTTTTAAAACACAGCAGACCAAAAGTCTTGCTTTCAGAAAAATGTATCTTGAAAAACTCAAAAACCTTATCATATCCAATGAAAACTTATTGTATGAGGCTATTTACAGTGATTTTGGAAAATCTAAATTTGATACATTTACCACAGAAATCTCATTTGTACTGCATGATATTGATTATTATCTGAAACACTTACATTCTCTTGCCAAACCTAAAAAAGCAGGTACTAATCTGGTTAATCAGCTTGGAAAAAGTAAAATTTATGCTGAACCATTAGGTAATATCCTGGTGATCGGAGCATGGAATTATCCTTATCAATTGTCTCTTTCACCCATGATTGCTGCCATGGCTGCCGGAAACTGCTGCATTCTTAAACCCAGTGAAATTGCAGAGAACACCATGAAAGCAATGTCTAAAATCATCAATGAAAATTTCCCGTCCGAATACCTGTATGTACATGAAGGCGGAATTGAGGAAACTACAGAACTTCTGAAACTGAAATTTGATAAAATATTCTTTACGGGAAGTACCAGAGTGGGAAAAATAGTATATAAGGCTGCTGCAGAACATTTAACACCGGTTGTTCTTGAACTGGGCGGAAAATCGCCGGCCATTGTTACCCAAAATGCGAATCTTGAAATTGCAGCCAAAAGAATTGTCTGGGGAAAATTTCTGAATGCAGGACAAACCTGCGTTGCTCCGGATTATTTATTGGTTGAAGAATCCATACAGGAACAATTTCAGGAAATGTTAAGAAAATACATTAAAGAGTTTAACTATGGACCGAATTCTGAACAGTATACAAAAATCATCAATCTAAAAAATTTTCAACGATTAACCGGTTTTATTGATAAAGAAAAAATATACTTTGGGGGAAATTTTGATGAAGGGAAACGGTATATAGAACCCACTATTCTTCACAATATAACCTGGACTGATGATATCATGCAGGAAGAAATCTTTGGCCCCATTTTACCCGTTATCAGCTTTAAAAATTTTAATATGGCTTTGAATGCTGTGTTGGATTTAGAAAAGCCTCTGGCGGCTTATCTTTTCACGAATAATACGGAAGAAAAGGAAAACTTTACACAAAAATTGTCTTTTGGAGGCGGATGTATCAATGATGTGGTAATGCATTTAAGCAATGAAAACCTGCCATTTGGAGGTGTAGGTAATTCAGGAATAGGAAATTATCATGGGAAATTCGGCTTTGAAGCCTTCTCTCATCAGAAATCTGTTCTTGAAAAGGCAACATGGGGTGAACCCAATATTAAATATCCACCCTATTCTGAGAAAAAATTAAGCTGGATAAAAAAATTACTCTGA